One window of the Shewanella khirikhana genome contains the following:
- the cctA gene encoding tetraheme c-type cytochrome CctA, protein MNKTLLSAIFGAAFAALAMTPAAFAGDQTLAEFHVENGGCDSCHQDESPSADGAYEFEQCQSCHGTLAEMDDVHKPHDGNLVCADCHAPHDNNVGQKPTCDACHDDGRTSDTVLKK, encoded by the coding sequence GTGAATAAAACACTCTTGAGCGCCATCTTCGGTGCCGCATTCGCGGCCCTTGCCATGACCCCAGCGGCTTTTGCCGGTGATCAGACTCTGGCCGAATTCCACGTAGAAAACGGCGGCTGTGACTCTTGCCACCAGGACGAGTCTCCTTCTGCTGATGGCGCCTACGAATTTGAACAGTGCCAAAGCTGCCACGGCACCCTGGCTGAAATGGACGATGTCCACAAGCCACACGATGGCAATCTGGTTTGCGCCGACTGTCACGCGCCACACGACAACAACGTAGGCCAGAAGCCTACCTGTGACGCCTGCCACGACGATGGCCGCACTTCAGACACAGTGCTGAAAAAGTAA
- a CDS encoding tetratricopeptide repeat protein, translated as MQSTLKAAARLITGVVFVVLVSACAQAPTSHMKPPPPINEALFSPIAVPSPDSFISLTEPQKRELAAYVQAPDIALLPPYRQVERFLSSKLADFGYEGNNLGAATALAQLGGNCMSLALVTLAVAKELEVPTQFQLVHASPVLLDAADDLVVLSDHVRTLLYDAPANTERLSPFFSGYRILAVDYFPSNNNLFGAVLENDTFIAMFYRNLASDALIKGDLPSAYWLAREGLKWDSGYLPLLNLAAIVHRRSGDAVSAEALYRYGLALAPDNINLMANYRTLALYEGKTELARALKVKMDAVDEYRGFDFYVLGREALGRGELQDAKRYLNKFLRSTDYFHPAWFDIARVYHGLGDEEAAKAALRQALTLASQSDDVKKYSAKLAMLKAAGR; from the coding sequence ATGCAATCCACACTGAAAGCCGCAGCAAGGTTGATAACAGGTGTGGTCTTTGTAGTATTGGTCAGTGCCTGTGCCCAGGCGCCAACGTCTCATATGAAGCCCCCACCGCCCATCAATGAAGCCCTGTTCAGCCCCATCGCAGTGCCATCGCCGGACAGCTTTATCAGCCTCACCGAGCCGCAGAAGCGCGAGCTTGCAGCCTATGTGCAGGCGCCTGACATTGCCCTGTTACCGCCCTACAGGCAGGTCGAGCGGTTCCTGTCGAGCAAGCTCGCCGACTTTGGTTATGAAGGTAACAATCTCGGTGCGGCCACGGCATTGGCGCAGCTTGGCGGGAATTGTATGAGTCTGGCGCTGGTGACGCTGGCGGTGGCCAAAGAGCTTGAGGTGCCGACCCAGTTTCAGTTGGTGCATGCCTCGCCGGTGCTGCTGGATGCGGCGGACGATTTGGTGGTGCTGTCTGACCATGTGCGCACCCTGCTGTACGATGCGCCCGCCAACACAGAGAGGCTCAGCCCCTTTTTCAGTGGCTATCGGATCCTGGCCGTGGATTACTTTCCCTCCAACAATAACCTCTTCGGCGCCGTGCTCGAGAATGATACTTTCATTGCCATGTTCTACCGAAACCTCGCCTCCGATGCGCTGATTAAAGGCGATTTACCCTCGGCATACTGGCTTGCCCGCGAAGGGCTCAAGTGGGATTCTGGCTATCTGCCGCTTTTGAATCTGGCGGCGATAGTGCACAGACGCAGCGGCGATGCGGTCAGCGCCGAGGCGCTGTATCGCTATGGGCTTGCACTTGCGCCGGACAATATTAATTTGATGGCCAACTACCGCACGCTGGCGCTGTATGAGGGCAAGACTGAGCTTGCCAGAGCGCTCAAAGTCAAAATGGATGCTGTGGATGAGTACCGCGGCTTTGACTTTTATGTGCTTGGCAGGGAGGCTTTGGGGCGAGGGGAGTTGCAGGATGCCAAGCGCTATCTGAACAAGTTTTTGCGCTCAACCGATTATTTCCATCCCGCCTGGTTTGATATTGCCAGGGTCTACCACGGCCTTGGCGACGAGGAAGCGGCAAAAGCGGCGCTCAGGCAGGCACTGACGCTGGCATCCCAGAGCGATGATGTCAAAAAATACAGCGCCAAGCTGGCCATGTTAAAGGCTGCCGGGCGCTGA
- a CDS encoding cytochrome b/b6 domain-containing protein: MTPEIKTLREYRVWPLPVRLFHWVNLLLVLTLSFLGLVMLFKPELGISGTDAKVGLKTAHVVVGYLFIANLALRLIYGLVSRGYGSLGHMLPGPSSIKTLAEYKARTKRGEKPEYLGHNPKGKLAVGAMVLLMLVIGVTGLYRAGTDIYYPPFGSSIQSQIVRDGASAANIKPYDDTFVDKAKADAIKPMKSLAGKTHVYAVYLLWLFAVIHIAAVIYTDNRKQPGIISAMFSGRKWLQQPPADVPDGAENRDISQEQGGH; encoded by the coding sequence ATGACACCTGAAATCAAAACCTTGAGGGAGTATCGGGTCTGGCCGCTACCGGTACGGCTATTTCACTGGGTAAACTTGCTGTTGGTGCTGACCCTGAGCTTTCTGGGATTGGTCATGCTGTTCAAGCCAGAACTGGGGATCAGCGGCACCGATGCCAAGGTGGGGCTCAAAACCGCCCACGTGGTGGTAGGCTATCTGTTTATCGCCAATCTGGCACTGCGGCTTATTTATGGTTTAGTCAGCCGTGGCTACGGCAGCCTTGGGCATATGCTGCCGGGGCCATCAAGCATCAAAACTCTGGCTGAATATAAAGCGCGAACCAAACGCGGTGAAAAGCCTGAGTATCTGGGGCATAACCCCAAAGGCAAGCTGGCGGTTGGCGCCATGGTGCTGCTGATGCTGGTGATTGGGGTAACCGGGTTGTACCGTGCCGGTACCGATATCTACTACCCGCCTTTTGGCAGCAGTATCCAAAGCCAAATCGTCAGGGATGGCGCATCCGCCGCCAACATCAAACCCTATGACGATACCTTTGTCGACAAGGCAAAAGCCGATGCCATCAAGCCGATGAAGTCACTGGCGGGCAAGACCCATGTGTATGCGGTGTATCTGCTGTGGCTGTTTGCCGTTATCCATATTGCGGCGGTGATTTACACCGACAACCGCAAACAGCCTGGCATTATCTCGGCGATGTTTTCGGGTCGAAAGTGGCTGCAACAGCCGCCGGCAGATGTGCCTGATGGCGCTGAAAATCGCGATATCAGCCAAGAACAGGGTGGCCACTAG
- a CDS encoding curlin, giving the protein MMNKGLIAIALGWALAAFTGQSQAGQDISEIDELALGANQANVMQLGDFLTVNASQLGQANQLTLLQDGIGSEANIQQLGQGNEISLLQQGQYLEASLLQAGSMNRIEATQQGVGHLLDVDQYGLNNQAIINQTGSDNSIWIQQYGSGHAVTVTQWGQGQHTVVTQGH; this is encoded by the coding sequence ATGATGAACAAAGGATTAATCGCAATCGCCCTCGGATGGGCACTGGCTGCCTTCACTGGCCAATCACAGGCCGGGCAGGATATCAGCGAGATTGACGAACTGGCGCTCGGGGCCAATCAGGCCAATGTGATGCAGCTGGGGGATTTCCTGACGGTGAACGCCAGCCAACTCGGCCAGGCCAACCAATTGACCCTGCTGCAAGACGGCATTGGCAGCGAGGCCAACATTCAGCAGCTGGGGCAGGGCAACGAGATAAGTCTGTTGCAGCAGGGCCAGTATCTTGAGGCCAGCCTGCTGCAAGCCGGGAGCATGAACCGGATTGAGGCCACCCAACAGGGGGTTGGACATCTGCTTGATGTGGATCAGTACGGCCTAAACAATCAGGCCATCATCAATCAGACCGGCAGTGACAATTCAATTTGGATCCAGCAGTACGGGTCCGGACACGCAGTAACTGTGACTCAATGGGGTCAGGGACAACACACAGTTGTGACTCAGGGTCACTAA
- a CDS encoding curlin — protein sequence MKKSKIALLVAATLVAGSAMATSSENVANVNQTGSANNALVTQVEQSNQNNAGISQTGDSNNAVTTQARTSSTTATTTQVGNGNTGFINQSDATATATATIVTEGNNNTATITQKLNNQQSAAALVTQNGDDNTATITQNNADGAQSTIDQNGSGDTAEINNYWSDNADATITQNVGAGNNALVSQNASDAATAVLTQTGEGNIGRINQATGNYAHSAGSDDTSASLTQNGVGNQGTINQNAMHNTAAVDQDGNSNQATVTQNAEGNGATVGQIGDSNVALVTQDGVGATAGVSQNGTSNNAIVSQFDGANTASVDQNGTANLASVTQRSSGNSATVTQDGVGNNASVNQFDMGNMAEVDQQGDGNFANVTQSAGAGTGSNKANVSQLGDNDSATVAQVGSGNEAVVRQTANSHDNTISINQTGSDNYAGAASQLGGGSSISITQDGNRNRVANSPMAENYYGSDIGAGTYGAGNTVNIQQAGEDNLAYADSAHENSSVDIVQSGEFNSAAVESWLGLENDLDVIQVGDNHIADVYVRGGSYNTVTVTQFDSSNQAYVTSMGSNNTAIVNQGTLVSN from the coding sequence ATGAAAAAGTCCAAAATCGCTCTGCTTGTTGCCGCAACTCTGGTTGCTGGCTCAGCAATGGCAACCAGCTCTGAAAACGTTGCCAATGTAAACCAGACCGGTAGCGCCAACAACGCACTGGTAACCCAGGTTGAGCAAAGCAACCAGAACAATGCCGGGATCAGCCAGACTGGTGACAGCAACAACGCTGTAACCACTCAGGCCCGTACCTCAAGCACCACCGCCACCACCACTCAGGTGGGTAATGGCAACACTGGTTTCATTAACCAGAGCGATGCCACTGCTACCGCCACCGCCACTATCGTGACCGAAGGTAACAATAACACCGCCACCATCACTCAAAAGCTGAATAACCAGCAGTCTGCCGCAGCTCTGGTTACCCAGAACGGTGATGACAACACTGCAACGATCACTCAGAACAACGCCGATGGTGCTCAGTCAACCATCGACCAAAACGGCAGTGGCGACACCGCTGAAATTAACAACTACTGGTCTGATAATGCCGACGCGACCATCACCCAGAACGTGGGTGCCGGTAATAATGCTTTGGTTTCCCAGAATGCCTCAGACGCTGCCACTGCTGTGCTGACTCAGACTGGCGAAGGCAACATTGGTCGTATCAACCAGGCTACCGGTAATTATGCGCACAGTGCCGGCAGTGACGATACCTCTGCAAGCCTCACTCAAAATGGTGTTGGCAACCAGGGTACCATCAACCAAAACGCCATGCACAACACCGCTGCTGTTGACCAGGACGGTAACAGCAACCAAGCAACTGTTACCCAGAACGCCGAAGGCAATGGCGCTACTGTTGGCCAGATTGGCGACAGCAACGTAGCTCTGGTTACCCAGGATGGCGTTGGTGCCACTGCCGGCGTGAGCCAAAACGGCACTTCAAACAACGCGATTGTTTCACAGTTCGACGGCGCCAATACTGCCTCTGTTGACCAGAATGGCACAGCTAACCTGGCGTCTGTGACCCAGCGCAGCAGCGGCAACTCTGCCACCGTGACCCAGGACGGTGTCGGCAACAACGCCTCAGTAAACCAATTCGACATGGGCAACATGGCGGAAGTAGATCAACAAGGTGACGGCAACTTCGCCAACGTGACTCAAAGCGCCGGTGCCGGTACTGGTTCAAACAAGGCCAATGTGTCTCAGCTGGGTGACAACGATTCTGCTACAGTGGCTCAGGTAGGTTCCGGCAACGAAGCCGTGGTACGTCAGACCGCCAACAGCCACGACAACACTATCTCTATCAATCAAACCGGTTCTGATAACTATGCCGGTGCAGCCTCCCAGTTAGGTGGTGGCAGCAGCATCAGCATCACTCAGGACGGTAACCGTAACCGTGTTGCCAACAGCCCAATGGCTGAGAACTACTATGGTTCCGACATTGGTGCCGGTACCTACGGCGCCGGTAACACAGTGAACATCCAGCAAGCTGGTGAAGACAACCTGGCCTATGCCGATTCAGCGCACGAAAATTCGTCAGTTGATATCGTGCAGAGCGGTGAGTTCAACAGCGCAGCCGTTGAATCCTGGCTCGGTCTGGAAAACGACCTGGACGTAATACAGGTTGGCGACAACCACATTGCTGACGTGTATGTTCGTGGCGGTTCTTACAACACTGTAACTGTTACCCAGTTTGACAGCAGCAACCAGGCTTATGTCACCAGCATGGGTTCCAACAACACAGCGATTGTGAATCAGGGCACACTAGTGTCCAACTGA
- a CDS encoding LuxR C-terminal-related transcriptional regulator, with product MFKIIHWMVVSRSHLLGDLLDCRWPQEFLVKLTKAEPEEMSNKLHLSQISLVVVDLASVDLQKAYQLQKHIEREYSSIKVVFIHFPRQTDARFLINPSVTAGVFFFDASLAEVGEGLGEILKGRSQLPAQLLRNANGDDYEEDSDKLTIREREVLQALLSGSTNLDIANRLFVSESTIKTHLYRAFRKIGVSSRGQAIAWAQTHLHEVHV from the coding sequence ATGTTCAAGATTATTCATTGGATGGTTGTATCTCGTTCACATTTATTGGGTGATTTGCTGGATTGCCGTTGGCCACAGGAATTCCTGGTCAAATTGACCAAGGCTGAACCTGAGGAGATGAGCAATAAATTGCATCTCAGCCAGATTTCACTGGTAGTCGTGGATCTGGCGTCTGTGGATTTGCAGAAGGCGTATCAGCTGCAAAAACACATCGAAAGGGAATATTCGTCTATCAAGGTGGTATTTATCCACTTCCCCCGTCAAACCGATGCCCGTTTTCTCATTAACCCCTCTGTAACCGCAGGGGTGTTTTTCTTTGACGCCAGTTTGGCTGAAGTTGGTGAAGGTCTGGGAGAAATCCTCAAAGGCCGCAGTCAACTGCCAGCGCAACTGCTTCGCAACGCCAATGGCGACGATTACGAAGAAGACAGCGACAAGCTGACCATTCGTGAGCGCGAAGTGTTGCAGGCGCTGCTGTCAGGCAGCACCAACCTGGACATTGCCAATCGGTTGTTTGTCAGTGAAAGCACCATTAAGACCCACCTGTATCGCGCATTTCGCAAGATAGGTGTGTCCAGTCGTGGTCAGGCGATTGCCTGGGCTCAGACGCACCTGCATGAGGTTCATGTGTGA
- a CDS encoding curli production assembly/transport protein CsgE — protein MKIWLLGALLFGNVALASDEGIILPSQAAEGQATSDAKPRNEADLIDGLILNRAMTRMGHRFYREFVGAWRDIGGTGEHAGLTVVEQATARSGSKISVLHNRKAVYVTVVSPASRQIDAQAMAAAKRVDEMLRQQKQQAVWQAMADPDMAADEF, from the coding sequence GTGAAAATTTGGCTGCTGGGGGCGTTGCTGTTTGGCAATGTCGCCCTGGCATCTGATGAAGGCATTATTCTGCCTTCCCAGGCTGCCGAAGGGCAGGCAACCAGCGATGCCAAACCTCGGAACGAGGCCGACTTGATTGATGGCCTTATTCTGAATCGGGCCATGACCCGCATGGGCCACAGATTCTACCGTGAGTTTGTTGGCGCCTGGCGGGATATTGGTGGAACGGGAGAACATGCCGGACTGACAGTGGTGGAACAAGCCACGGCACGCAGTGGCAGCAAAATCAGTGTGCTGCACAACCGCAAAGCGGTATATGTGACCGTGGTTTCTCCCGCCAGTCGGCAAATCGATGCCCAGGCCATGGCGGCCGCAAAACGGGTAGACGAAATGCTTCGGCAACAAAAGCAACAGGCCGTTTGGCAGGCAATGGCGGATCCGGATATGGCCGCCGATGAGTTTTAG
- a CDS encoding curli assembly protein CsgF yields MKLWLTAALFLCTSAGATQLVYTPVNPAFGGNYLNGSYLLANASAQNEHKASSGYTPPSALDRLAGSLEARLMSQLFNDAANGGEGYLSTNDFNIQVVNEDGVLLVHITDKATGETTVIEVGGLGGGS; encoded by the coding sequence ATGAAACTATGGCTGACGGCAGCGCTGTTTTTATGCACCAGCGCAGGGGCGACACAATTGGTGTACACCCCGGTCAACCCCGCCTTTGGCGGAAATTATCTTAACGGTTCGTATCTGCTGGCCAATGCGTCGGCACAAAACGAGCACAAAGCGAGCTCAGGCTACACTCCGCCGTCGGCATTGGACCGACTGGCCGGTTCCTTGGAAGCCAGGCTGATGAGCCAGCTGTTCAATGACGCGGCCAATGGCGGTGAAGGCTATCTGAGCACCAACGACTTCAATATTCAGGTGGTAAACGAAGACGGCGTGCTGTTGGTACATATTACCGACAAGGCTACCGGTGAAACCACTGTGATTGAGGTTGGCGGCCTCGGAGGAGGCAGCTGA
- a CDS encoding CsgG/HfaB family protein, protein MLRVAMLCSAALLLGGCAASLDTAPTAQASSLMPRGASYYDLLGLPEPAGPMFAAVYDFRDQTGQYKPIPSSNFSTAVPQSGTAFLAKALNDSKWFIPVEREGLQNLLTERKIVRASLGGDGSRLPQLSSAQILMEGGIVAYDTNIRTGGAGARYLGIGASGQYRVDSVTVNLRAVDIRTGRLLSSVTTTKSVLSKEMSAGVFKFIDAQKLLEAEAGFTANEPVSLCVAAAIESAVVHLIADGIWKGSWALANPRDDVNNPVLQKYWQEAHPEAVIYQQGNQS, encoded by the coding sequence ATGCTACGTGTAGCTATGCTTTGCAGCGCAGCGCTGCTATTGGGTGGCTGTGCAGCGTCGCTGGACACGGCTCCCACGGCCCAGGCCAGCAGCCTGATGCCCAGGGGCGCCTCCTACTACGACCTTTTGGGGCTGCCTGAGCCGGCGGGTCCCATGTTTGCTGCTGTGTATGATTTTCGCGATCAGACCGGGCAGTACAAGCCTATTCCATCCAGTAACTTCTCCACCGCCGTCCCCCAGAGTGGCACTGCGTTTCTGGCCAAGGCGCTGAATGACTCCAAGTGGTTCATTCCGGTCGAGCGTGAAGGGCTGCAGAATTTGCTGACCGAGCGCAAAATTGTCCGCGCCTCCCTTGGCGGTGATGGCAGTAGATTGCCGCAGCTGTCCAGCGCGCAGATCCTGATGGAAGGTGGCATTGTGGCCTACGACACCAACATTCGTACCGGTGGCGCCGGTGCCCGCTATCTGGGCATAGGTGCGTCGGGGCAATACCGGGTTGACAGTGTCACGGTAAACCTGCGGGCGGTGGATATTCGTACCGGTCGCTTGCTGTCCAGTGTCACCACCACTAAGTCGGTGTTGTCCAAGGAAATGTCAGCCGGGGTATTTAAATTTATCGATGCCCAAAAGCTGCTGGAAGCCGAAGCCGGCTTTACCGCCAACGAGCCGGTGAGCCTGTGTGTTGCGGCGGCCATTGAAAGCGCTGTGGTACACCTTATCGCCGATGGCATTTGGAAAGGCTCCTGGGCACTTGCCAACCCGCGGGATGATGTAAATAACCCGGTGCTGCAAAAGTACTGGCAGGAAGCTCATCCCGAGGCGGTCATCTATCAGCAAGGCAATCAAAGCTGA
- a CDS encoding M61 family metallopeptidase: protein MIRYSILPSDPKAHLFDVSIDIPSPAANQCLSLPAWIPGSYMIRDFARNLISIRASQNGAPVALNQLDKQRWQLACAQGAPLTVQYQVYAFDMSVRSAHLDMSHGFFNGSSVFLAVEGQTEQPLQVSMQAPDLPELTHWRLATGLKRRSGNPWQFGDFVADDYDALIDHPVEMGDFTLASFEACGVPHHIVLTGRHRCHMPRLCADLKAICETQIQLFGGKAPFNEYLFMTMVLDNGFGGLEHRNSTALVCSRKDLPLTMDEAVSKDYRTYLSLCSHEYFHNWNVKRIKPEVFLPYALESESYTRQLWAYEGITSYYDDLLTLRAGRVNAEAYLDMLSETMTRVYRGKGRFKQSLRDSSFNAWTKFYKQDENAQNAIVSYYTKGALFALYLDLTLRKETGGEKNIDSLMQLLWQRFGLPGKGTTETSHFELVSELLERDASDIFAFLDNTDDLPLEPLLAHFGVRMELRPASGQSDSGGGRPDTLKVALGAKFKPETIGVRIQTVAEGGSAYQAGLSVGDLLIAVDHLQAGAGLEKQLESYGVGTELAIHFLRRDELHTATLQLQAAPLDTVSLHLEDKAAAAPWLGA from the coding sequence ATGATCCGTTACAGCATTCTCCCAAGCGATCCCAAAGCCCATCTGTTTGACGTCAGCATCGACATTCCCTCCCCTGCGGCAAACCAGTGTTTATCGCTGCCGGCCTGGATCCCGGGCTCGTACATGATCCGGGATTTTGCCCGCAATCTGATTTCCATCCGAGCCAGCCAAAACGGCGCCCCCGTTGCCCTCAATCAGCTCGATAAACAGCGCTGGCAGCTGGCATGCGCCCAAGGTGCACCATTGACAGTGCAGTATCAGGTGTACGCTTTCGATATGTCGGTGCGAAGCGCCCATTTGGATATGAGCCACGGATTTTTCAATGGCTCCAGCGTGTTTCTGGCAGTTGAAGGTCAAACCGAGCAACCGTTACAGGTTTCCATGCAGGCACCTGATTTGCCAGAGCTTACGCACTGGCGCCTTGCCACTGGTCTTAAAAGACGCAGCGGCAATCCCTGGCAATTCGGTGACTTTGTTGCCGACGATTACGATGCCCTGATTGACCATCCGGTAGAGATGGGGGATTTCACCCTGGCGAGTTTTGAGGCCTGCGGCGTGCCGCACCACATAGTGCTGACCGGCCGTCACCGCTGCCATATGCCGAGACTTTGCGCCGATTTAAAGGCCATCTGCGAAACCCAAATCCAGCTCTTTGGCGGCAAAGCCCCGTTCAATGAATACCTGTTTATGACCATGGTGCTGGATAACGGCTTCGGTGGCCTTGAGCACAGAAACTCCACCGCGCTGGTGTGCTCGCGCAAGGACTTACCGCTCACAATGGATGAAGCGGTCAGCAAGGATTACCGCACTTATTTATCCCTTTGCAGCCATGAGTATTTTCATAACTGGAACGTTAAGCGCATCAAGCCCGAGGTGTTCCTGCCTTACGCCCTTGAGAGTGAGAGCTACACCCGCCAGTTGTGGGCCTACGAAGGCATTACTTCGTACTATGACGACCTGCTCACCCTGCGCGCAGGACGGGTAAACGCTGAGGCATACCTGGATATGCTGAGCGAAACCATGACCCGGGTCTATCGCGGCAAAGGACGCTTTAAGCAAAGCCTGCGGGATTCAAGCTTCAATGCCTGGACCAAGTTCTACAAGCAGGACGAGAATGCCCAGAATGCCATCGTGAGCTATTACACCAAGGGCGCACTCTTTGCCCTGTACCTTGACCTCACCCTGCGCAAGGAAACCGGCGGCGAAAAGAACATAGACTCTTTGATGCAGCTCCTGTGGCAACGCTTTGGCCTTCCGGGAAAGGGCACCACAGAGACCAGCCACTTTGAGCTGGTAAGTGAACTGCTGGAACGGGATGCCAGCGACATTTTTGCCTTTCTGGACAACACCGACGATCTGCCCCTCGAGCCGCTGCTGGCTCACTTTGGGGTGCGGATGGAACTGCGGCCAGCCTCAGGCCAAAGCGATAGCGGCGGCGGCCGTCCCGACACTTTGAAAGTCGCCCTTGGCGCCAAATTCAAACCCGAAACCATTGGAGTTCGCATTCAAACGGTTGCAGAAGGTGGCAGTGCCTATCAGGCCGGGCTGTCGGTGGGCGATTTGCTGATTGCAGTCGACCATCTGCAGGCTGGCGCCGGACTTGAAAAACAGCTCGAAAGTTATGGTGTTGGCACTGAACTGGCGATTCACTTCCTGCGCCGGGACGAGCTGCATACCGCCACTTTGCAGCTTCAGGCGGCGCCGCTGGACACTGTCTCTTTGCACCTTGAGGATAAAGCCGCAGCCGCACCTTGGCTGGGAGCATAA
- the hinT gene encoding purine nucleoside phosphoramidase, whose protein sequence is MAEETIFSKIIRREIPADILYQDELVTAFRDIAPKAPTHILIIPNHLIPTANDVKASDELALGRMFTVAAKLAAEAGIAQSGYRLIMNCNSDGGQEVYHIHMHLVGGEPLGPMLSKR, encoded by the coding sequence ATGGCCGAAGAAACCATTTTCAGCAAGATTATCCGCCGCGAAATCCCCGCCGACATCCTGTATCAGGATGAACTGGTTACCGCTTTTCGGGATATCGCACCCAAGGCGCCAACCCATATTTTGATTATCCCCAATCACCTTATTCCTACAGCCAACGATGTAAAGGCATCCGATGAGCTGGCCCTGGGGCGCATGTTTACCGTGGCAGCCAAGCTTGCGGCCGAGGCAGGCATTGCCCAAAGTGGCTACCGCCTTATCATGAACTGCAACAGTGACGGCGGCCAGGAGGTGTATCACATCCATATGCATCTGGTGGGCGGCGAGCCGCTGGGCCCTATGCTGAGCAAGCGATAA
- a CDS encoding PaaI family thioesterase, with protein MKVNPDFFPLTTLARRFVSQLAQCRRLGIEVLEGSEHHVLLELPYSPALIGYPDTGVIHGGVITTLIDTASGTAVVCAIQEKFNTLEISPTLDLRVDYMRPAEPGKPVYAFAECYRLSSNIAFTRAIAYQDSIDEPIAHAVGSFMRISPEMVGEQFRGALLEDGIVLGPEVTELSHCQDEATRSAPMDVKEIVRRVTELNDFGHLLEQVPYARFIGMAVERFGDELVCRLPARDANIGNPVLPAIHGGVIAGFMEMSAIVQLMVFMQTSRVPKVVDFSIDYLRAGLHKDTFAECIITRQGRRVANVNINCWQTNRKQLIATARAHFLID; from the coding sequence ATGAAAGTGAATCCGGATTTTTTCCCGCTGACGACCCTGGCCAGGCGCTTTGTCAGTCAGCTGGCACAGTGTCGCCGTCTGGGGATTGAAGTGCTCGAAGGCAGTGAGCACCACGTGCTGCTTGAGCTGCCCTACAGCCCGGCGCTGATTGGTTATCCCGACACCGGGGTTATCCATGGCGGGGTGATCACCACCTTGATTGATACCGCCAGCGGTACCGCTGTGGTGTGCGCTATCCAGGAGAAATTCAACACCCTGGAGATTTCGCCCACCCTGGATTTGCGGGTGGACTACATGCGTCCGGCCGAACCCGGCAAGCCTGTGTACGCCTTCGCCGAGTGTTATCGCTTATCCAGCAACATCGCCTTTACCCGCGCCATTGCCTATCAGGACAGCATAGATGAACCCATCGCCCATGCGGTGGGCTCCTTTATGCGCATCAGCCCGGAAATGGTCGGTGAGCAGTTCCGCGGCGCCCTGCTTGAAGATGGCATAGTGCTTGGGCCGGAAGTGACCGAGCTTTCTCACTGTCAGGACGAAGCCACCCGCTCAGCGCCCATGGACGTCAAAGAAATCGTTCGCCGGGTTACTGAGCTCAATGACTTTGGTCATCTGTTGGAGCAGGTGCCCTACGCCCGCTTTATCGGCATGGCGGTGGAGCGATTCGGGGATGAATTGGTGTGCCGTTTGCCGGCGCGGGATGCCAACATAGGCAACCCAGTGCTGCCTGCTATCCATGGCGGCGTGATTGCCGGTTTTATGGAAATGTCGGCGATTGTGCAGCTGATGGTATTCATGCAAACATCCAGAGTGCCCAAGGTGGTGGACTTTTCCATCGACTATCTGCGGGCCGGGCTGCACAAGGACACCTTTGCCGAGTGCATCATCACCCGCCAGGGGCGCAGGGTCGCTAATGTGAACATTAACTGCTGGCAAACCAACCGCAAGCAGCTGATTGCCACCGCGCGTGCTCACTTCCTTATCGACTGA
- a CDS encoding YcfL family protein has translation MKKGMTLVLAAVLAMGVAGCAKHTAGVSVASSGETRVDNATFGREVSVSNLSLLGSGDMLKGTALIASKVSTDLRLQYKFSWYDAQGILVEGEGQSWQSLKLHGMQQQQVSSVAPNQSASRFEVYVRKAFSN, from the coding sequence ATGAAAAAAGGAATGACATTGGTGCTGGCAGCCGTGCTGGCTATGGGCGTTGCAGGCTGTGCCAAGCACACCGCCGGAGTTTCTGTGGCCTCCAGCGGCGAAACCCGGGTCGATAACGCCACCTTTGGCCGCGAAGTCTCGGTCAGTAACCTCAGTCTGCTTGGCAGCGGCGATATGCTCAAAGGGACGGCGCTCATCGCCAGCAAGGTTTCGACCGATCTCAGGCTGCAATACAAGTTCAGCTGGTATGACGCCCAGGGGATTTTGGTTGAAGGGGAAGGCCAAAGCTGGCAGTCCCTTAAACTGCATGGCATGCAACAGCAACAGGTCAGCAGCGTCGCGCCCAATCAAAGCGCCAGCCGCTTCGAAGTCTATGTGCGTAAAGCGTTTTCGAACTGA